The following coding sequences are from one Pocillopora verrucosa isolate sample1 chromosome 5, ASM3666991v2, whole genome shotgun sequence window:
- the LOC131774781 gene encoding adhesion G protein-coupled receptor L4-like, which translates to MILLYLYIYSPSPLPSPSPSPSPSPSPSPSPSPSPSPSPSPSPSPSPSPSPSPSPSPSPSPSPSPSPSPSPSPSPSPSPSPSPSPSPSPSPSPSPSPSPSPSPSPLPSPSPTPWPPPSPLPSASFSFSFWLSPLQLYLLSPSTSLSPSPLSSPSPSPSPSLSFSPSPSPTPWPPPSPLPSASFSFSFWLSPLQLYSLSPSTSLSPSPSPLSSPSPSPSPSLSFSPSPSLSPSPSPSPLPSPPTLPSTLPSPSPSPSPSPSPSPSPSPSPSPSPSPSPSPSPSPSPSPSPSPSPSPSPSPSPSPAPSPLPSPSPSPSPSPSPSPSPSPSPSPSPSPSPSPSPSPSPSPSPSPSTLTLPSPLPSALSSLSSLPLHSPSPSTSPTPLSSSPWPLLRALKTLANGYVLKFGEIIITRRSSIEEAVTVFEDFIIKIKNVTKDKAGMEEVKTLRISIFKVAKAFEKFALNYSKQHLSGMRPFERLVFPKIVLVIQKAYHLNASDFSFEVQQWHTRINIASSNFEENGSLVVAFVYKDLHDLLLTDQAIRSETDNKSYINSKIMAIAMDPKPNKLRVNVILKFENLKVSTAEKRCMFWSDFNTRSEGFSEEGCHVVSLKSNSEETVCSCNHLTHFAVLMNYDGNTKLAEEDETALKIITHVGLSLSIVGILLTLILYSCLTDVGQPLSQIRMSVSMSLGAGQIIFLAGINATENKAACVTIAALMQYFLMAAFCWILIEGIFLYLFVVKVYNINSKMYMYHVISWGLPVIMVAMSLGIAAGKEGLQSYTSDKYCWLSSTNNLIWIFVAFVAFIEILNILILIRVLREMTNLLQPTGEDNHLQQIRIGIKASVVMIPLLGVTWLFGLLSPVHKAFAYIFTILNSAQGFLIFALYCMRNTQIKERFKRKMNIVFPSSIKNNCSRKSSWVNPSEVGDI; encoded by the exons atgattctattgtatttatatatttatt CTCCATCACCATTGCCATCGccatcgccgtcgccgtcgccgtcgccgtcgccgtcgccgtcgccgtcgccgtcgccgtcgccgtcgccgtcgccgtcgccgtcgccgtcgccgtcgccatcGCCGTCGccatcgccgtcgccgtcgccatcgccatcgccatcgccatcgccatcgccatcgccatcgccatcgccatcgccatcgccatcgccatcgccatcgccatcgccatcgccatcgccatcgccatcgccatcgccatcgccatcgcccTCGCCATCACCATTGCCATCGCCCTCGCCAACGCCATGGCCACCACCATCGCCATTGCCCTCTGCCTCGTTCTCGTTCTCGTTCTGGCTCTCTCCATTGCAATTGTATTTGTTGTCGCCATCCACGTCGCTATCGCCATCACCATTGTCATCACCATCGCCCTCACCATCACCATCGCTCTCGTTCTCGCCATCGCCCTCGCCAACGCCATGGCCACCGCCATCGCCATTGCCCTCTGCCTCGTTCTCGTTCTCGTTCTGGCTCTCTCCATTGCAATTGTATTCGTTGTCGCCATCCACGTCGCTATCGCCATCACCATCACCATTGTCATCACCATCGCCCTCACCATCGCCATCGCTCTCGTTCTCGCCATCGCCCTCGCtctcgccatcgccatcgccatcgcctTTGCCATCGCCACCGACATTGCCATCCACActgccctcgccctcgccctcgccctcgccctcgccctcgccctcgccctcgccctcgccctcgccctcgccctcgccctcgccctcgccctcgccctcgccctcgccctcgccctcgccctcgccctcgccctcgccctcgccctcgccctcgccctcgccctcgccagCTCCATCACCATTGccatcgccgtcgccgtcgccgtcgccgtcgccgtcgccgtcgccgtcgccgtcgccgtcgccgtcgccgtcgccgtcgccgtcgccatcgccatcgccatcgccatcgccatcgccatcgccatcgccatcgaCATTGACATTGCCATCGCCATTGCCCTCAGCCTTGTCCTCGCTCTCGTCATTGCCATTGCATTCGCCGTCGCCATCCACGTCGCCAACGCCATTGTCGTCTTCGCCGTGGCCGTTGTTAAGGGCACTTAAGACGCTG GCAAATGggtatgttttaaaatttggcgAAATAATCATTACCAGAAGGAGTTCCATAGAG GAGGCTGTAACTGTGTTTGAAGATTTCATCATAAAAATCAAGAACGTCACAAAAGACAAGGCTGGCATGGAAGAGGTTAAAACGCTAAGAATATCCATCTTTAAAGTGGCAAAAGCCTTCGAGAAATTTGCCCTTAATTATAGCAAGCAACACCTGAGCGGAATGAGACCTTTCGAGAGGTTGGTTTTCCCAAAAATAG TTTTGGTAATTCAAAAAGCCTATCACTTGAACGCGAGTGACTTCAGCTTTGAGGTACAACAATGGCATACGAGAATCAATATTGCCTCTTCAAACTTTGAGGAAAATG GATCATTGGTAGTTGCGTTCGTGTACAAGGATCTGCATGACCTACTTCTGACAGATCAAGCTATCAGGAGTGAAACAGACAACAAAAG TTATATCAACTCCAAGATAATGGCCATAGCTATGGACCCCAAGCCAAACAAGTTGCGAGTAAATGTCATCCTAAAGTTCGAAAATCtgaag gTTTCGACAGCAGAGAAGCGCTGTATGTTTTGGAGTGACTTTAACACAAG GTCAGAAGGCTTTTCAGAGGAAGGATGCCATGTAGTTTCATTAAAaagcaactcagaagaaacagtttgcagctgcaatcatttgacgcATTTTGCCGTCTTAATGAACTACGACGGTAACACAAAG CTCGCCGAAGAGGACGAAACAGCTCTGAAAATTATCACCCACGTCGGACTAAGCCTTTCCATCGTCGGGATCCTTTTAAcattaatactttattcttgCCTCAC AGATGTTGGTCAACCTCTCTCTCAAATTCGAATGAGTGTTTCTATGTCCCTTGGAGCTGGACAGATCATCTTCCTCGCCGGAATAAACGccacagaaaacaaa GCTGCCTGTGTTACAATAGCAGCTCTGATGCAGTATTTCTTGATGGCCGCTTTCTGTTGGATTTTGATAGAGGGAATATTTCTCTACCTTTTCGTTgtgaaagtttacaacatcAACAGCAAGATGTACATGTATCACGTCATCTCATGGG GTCTTCCAGTGATCATGGTGGCCATGTCACTTGGCATCGCTGCTGGGAAAGAAGGGTTACAAAGCTACACGAGTGATaaata TTGCTGGCTTTCCTCGACTAACAACCTGATCTGGATATTCGTCGCCTTTGTAGCTTTCATTGAAATT CTCAACATCTTGATACTCATACGAGTCTTAAGGGAGATGACCAATTTGTTGCAGCCAACAGGGGAAGACAACCATCTTCAGCAAATAAG AATTGGCATCAAAGCAAGCGTGGTGATGATTCCCTTGCTGGGTGTCACGTGGCTATTTGGTCTCCTCTCGCCTGTACATAAAGCTTTCGCTTACATCTTCACCATACTTAACTCTGCTCAG GGTTTCCTGATTTTCGCTCTATACTGTATGCGAAACACTCAG ATCAAAGAgcgattcaaaagaaaaatgaatatcgTTTTTCCATCTTCTATAAAGAACAACTGTTCAAGGAAAAGCTCATGGGTCAATCCAAGTGAGGTTGGGGATATATGA